A portion of the Micromonospora tarapacensis genome contains these proteins:
- a CDS encoding VOC family protein, producing MTLNAISRSQLYVLDQDEALDFYIGKLGLELHTDQDLGFMRWLTVNVPGDPEREILLEKPCPPNLDPATAEQVRELLTKGAAGGSLFMTTDDAHKTYEELVAKGVDITDEPMERPYGVDFGIRDPFGNAIRIGQMFERG from the coding sequence ATGACGTTGAACGCGATCAGTCGCTCCCAGCTATACGTCCTCGACCAGGACGAGGCGCTCGACTTCTACATCGGCAAGCTCGGCCTGGAGCTGCATACCGACCAGGACCTCGGCTTCATGCGCTGGCTCACGGTCAACGTGCCCGGCGACCCGGAGCGCGAGATCCTCCTGGAGAAGCCGTGCCCGCCCAACCTCGACCCGGCCACCGCCGAGCAGGTCCGCGAGCTGCTCACCAAGGGCGCCGCGGGCGGCTCCCTCTTCATGACCACCGACGACGCCCACAAGACGTACGAGGAACTGGTCGCCAAGGGCGTGGACATCACCGACGAGCCGATGGAACGGCCGTACGGCGTCGACTTCGGCATCCGCGACCCGTTCGGCAACGCAATCCGGATCGGGCAGATGTTCGAGCGCGGCTGA
- a CDS encoding helix-turn-helix domain-containing protein has product MSRVAEETNRAMLRARDAMDRVYAQPLDIPTLAKIAHVSGAHFIRTFRATFGETPHRYLQRRRVERAMYLLLHTEQDVTEVCYAVGFGSLGTFSRTFRKIVGESPTDYRKRRTAPAAPVPSCFTKAWTRPSSFG; this is encoded by the coding sequence GTGAGCAGGGTCGCCGAGGAGACGAACCGGGCGATGCTGCGGGCTCGGGACGCCATGGACCGGGTGTACGCGCAACCCCTCGACATCCCGACGCTGGCGAAGATCGCGCACGTCTCCGGGGCGCACTTCATCCGGACCTTCCGGGCCACCTTCGGCGAGACCCCGCACCGCTATCTGCAACGACGTCGGGTGGAGCGGGCCATGTACCTCCTCCTGCACACAGAACAGGACGTGACGGAGGTCTGCTACGCGGTCGGGTTCGGCAGTCTCGGCACGTTCAGCCGTACCTTCCGGAAGATCGTCGGCGAGTCGCCCACCGACTACCGCAAGCGGCGGACGGCGCCTGCCGCGCCGGTGCCGAGTTGCTTCACCAAGGCGTGGACCCGGCCGAGCAGTTTTGGATAA
- a CDS encoding endonuclease/exonuclease/phosphatase family protein — translation MGAKRTAYAGIMAALLAATATVAVATPAAAGGWQPGGQRTGTLRVATFNASLNRDTDGGLVTDLSRRDSAQAGNVAEVIQRVRPDVLLINEFDYDPQGRALALFQDNYLSVPRNGTRAIRYPYRYAAPSNTGVPSGHDLNNDGTVGGPDDAYGFGLFPGQYGMAVYSAYPIDLARVRTFQLFRWQDMPGALLPDDPETPEPADWYSRQELADLRLSSKSHWDLPIRLPGRTVHLLASHPTPPVFDGPEDRNGRRNHDEIRFWADYVSPGRAGYIYDDAGRRGGLRPGAAFVVAGDLNADPYDGDSVPGAAQQLLDHPRVNDRVAPASAGGPAAARRQGGANLDHRGNPRFDTADFADTSPGNLRVDYLLPSRGLPVRGTGIFWQAPGDPLFRLVGDYDPALPGGFPTSDHRLVWLDLRR, via the coding sequence ATGGGTGCGAAGCGAACGGCGTACGCCGGGATCATGGCGGCGCTGCTCGCCGCGACGGCGACGGTCGCGGTGGCCACGCCGGCCGCCGCGGGCGGGTGGCAACCCGGTGGGCAGCGCACCGGCACGCTGCGGGTGGCGACCTTCAACGCCTCGCTGAACCGGGACACCGACGGCGGGCTGGTCACCGACCTGTCCCGGCGGGACAGCGCCCAGGCCGGCAACGTCGCCGAGGTGATCCAGCGGGTCCGCCCGGACGTGCTGCTGATCAACGAGTTCGACTACGACCCGCAGGGTCGGGCGCTGGCGCTGTTCCAGGACAACTACCTGTCCGTGCCGCGCAACGGCACCCGGGCGATCCGCTACCCGTACCGCTACGCCGCCCCGTCGAACACCGGTGTCCCGTCCGGCCACGACCTCAACAACGACGGGACCGTCGGCGGCCCCGACGACGCGTACGGCTTCGGCCTCTTCCCCGGCCAGTACGGGATGGCGGTCTACTCGGCGTACCCGATCGACCTGGCCCGGGTCCGCACCTTCCAGTTGTTCCGCTGGCAGGACATGCCGGGGGCGTTGCTGCCCGACGACCCGGAGACCCCCGAGCCGGCCGACTGGTACTCGCGGCAGGAGCTGGCCGACCTGCGGCTGTCCTCCAAGAGCCACTGGGACCTGCCGATCCGGCTGCCCGGCCGTACCGTGCACCTGCTGGCCAGCCACCCCACGCCCCCGGTCTTCGACGGACCGGAGGACCGCAACGGCCGACGCAACCACGACGAGATCCGCTTCTGGGCCGACTACGTCTCCCCCGGACGGGCCGGCTACATCTACGACGACGCCGGGCGGCGCGGCGGGCTGCGGCCCGGCGCGGCCTTCGTGGTCGCCGGGGATCTCAACGCCGACCCGTACGACGGTGACAGCGTGCCCGGGGCCGCGCAGCAGCTGTTGGACCACCCGCGGGTCAACGACCGGGTCGCGCCGGCCAGCGCGGGCGGTCCCGCCGCGGCGCGGCGGCAGGGCGGCGCCAACCTCGACCACCGCGGCAACCCCCGTTTCGACACCGCCGACTTCGCCGACACCAGCCCGGGCAACCTGCGGGTCGACTACCTGCTGCCGAGCCGCGGCCTGCCGGTCCGCGGCACCGGGATCTTCTGGCAAGCGCCGGGCGACCCGCTGTTCCGGCTGGTCGGTGACTACGACCCGGCGCTGCCGGGCGGCTTCCCCACCTCCGACCACCGCCTGGTCTGGCTCGACCTGCGGCGGTAG